The sequence cggaccatgacagtatcccCTTCCCAATGGGAGCATCCAGGTGACAAACAGATTTGCCTGTATTATCGATGacccgggtgggttggggggagagggtggtgtTTGCCGGCGGGCAAAAGAGAACAAGAACACCTTGACTTCCAGGCTGACAAGAGTTTGGAAGAACAGTctgtgtctgctgggtccatgtttTGGCGAGAGTGTTCTGTCACACTGGCGGgtcattgggagcaagggtggacccaaatgcaagacacatcttgtgagtttacttaggtttagtttattgcacgataccaggagagcaagacagaagcaggaatagcgaacaggatCAGGCTGgtaccaagggtctgggcttggactcggaatctgctcccagaactagaagaggcatgaagaggctaggatatggactccgagcccgagactgggcaaggacccagtacctgggtcttgcatcgggctcggaccccagaaccaggcatagacatgacatgggctagggagagtaggaacatgggaacacagagcctcggtctcgggagagcaggtacatggagccatggacacatacacagaatagagagctgggacccctccttgtgtACAGGACATAGGCCCGGGACTCATGAACCTCGAAGGCCTGAATtaacccacggaggcgaggacaagacaagacagaatacgaccccccgcggggcaacggcaagttggcctgacttacccccacggaggcgaggagaagacaagacaagacacgactccccgtggagcaacggcaagacggcctgacttaccccacggaggccaggacaggacaagacaagacatgactccccgcggggcaacggcaagacggccagacttaacCCCAAGGGGGCGAGAACAAGACAAGAAAAGACCAAcacaaatgaacaccagacagtacctgtcAATACTCCGGCGATCGAACAGGACCGCagtgcaggcaggggctgcagaagAGGGTTAGAGGCGGgagaggcagagaagggattcagacaaggtggtaggacaggaatcacagaccgccagggccaggacctgACTCAGAATTGGGAGCCGCCAGGCCCAGGAcccgacttggtgcttgaatgtcgCCAGGGCCAGactcgacttggtgcttgaatgccgccagggccaggactcgacttgctGCTTGAATGCCTCCACGACCAGGACTCGACTTAGTGCTTGAATaccaccaggaccaggacttgacttggtgcctgaacgcccccggagccaggacttgacttggagcctccaggtAGTGGGTAGCTCTGGACTAGACCCGTGAACAGTAGACAGCGATtgttgattccctccggcgggttaactgacggacccacctggGTGagaaaactttgcaggctcgctttggccaggtaactggacagggttgcttcGGTGAGGAAAAGGCGAATTACCgacactcgcttcggcagagactaggcttgctccggccagatgacatcggcacactatacctttgatgactttgcagacgctcccgcaccgaacggctgaaagccggagactataaactcccggttcagccgagtgttaattgtcTCTAATCACCAAACTCGAGGGATACggaaaaacagggaatcaacggtccggatcgtaacataaacaagctaaatttaaagggaccccgatccggaccatgacagatttTGGTCACCACACACTCAAAAATGCTGCTGGAACACAGTAGACAAGGCAGTATCATTGAaataagtacagtcgacgttttgggctgaggctaTTCAGCAAGAGTGCCATTCGACATATGaagcctggcccgctgagttcctgcagcattttgtgtactttacttggatttccaacatctgcatatttactcTTCTTCATGCTGTTGGGCATATAGCTTACTGATGGCGCAGCGAAATTCCCAGCATGAAATCATATCGATTAGATAAATTATTGCATCAACCGAAAAATAAATCTATGTTCCGCTGTGAGGGTGATGTCGAGGTGCATTTTTGATACATGAAGACGGCAAGACATGACCATTTACGTGTCGGACCAGCGTTTCATATGTTTTGTCTTGTATATTTTCCGTTTTCAAGGGAGAGTTTGTTTCTTCAGTTCTTGAAACTGGTACAACGGTGAACCGATTATTAGATCCGGACGCTCAGAGCGTGTCAGTTAATATATAATTGTACGAATGTATGAGTCACCCAGAATGACATGGCTCGTTAGCCAAGAATCGTGTATTGATCCAATGATTTAAATGTAATTCTGCCAATGCAAATATCACATCAGCACCACTTTATTCGCTGGCACATTTGAGGAAAGTGAGTTTGCTGCTCCGGTTGGAAAACGGGCTTCCAACGCACAGGAACCCAGCTATGCAGATTTTTGTTAGACTTCTCAGGTCTGCTAACGATTATAGAACACGTATGTAACCTCATAATAAAACATGCAATTCAATTTAACGTTTTATCTACAAAGTCGGCCATTCAATGTGACCAGATGTTTCACTCCTTTCTTCATCTCTTCCCTGAACTTCCTCTGGGAGAGTGTGTagatacacgtgttggtgcaggtGCAGAGAAATTGCAACATGAACCCAAACTCTTGCACGATAAACGACGGCGAATTGAGATACCTGTCTGTATAAAAGTAATTTTGAGCCTGCCAGATCATAATGGAGACTATAAAGGGGATccacaataaaatgaaattgGCTGATAGAGCGAACAGCAAAATCATTGACTTTCGCCGGTTCTCCACCTCTGGATCCTTCTCATTGTCATTGCTGCTCCGGAGTCCTcgacggactctgtttgccgcGATAATATGACTGACTGTTAAAGCATTGAATAATAGAATTAAGCCGATTGGCAATAAAGGGGTAATTATAACATGAAAGAGCTGGTAAGCTTTCCACACCGGTGAAGTAAAGTAATCTGCTCTGAAAATACAGCGCCATTGAACGTTGTCAATAACCTCGAAAGGAGCTACTGCAAAGTAAAATGGAGAACCTATTATACAACACCATATGGCCACAATCACCACCCCTATAATCGCCGTCCTCTCGGTGCAAAACCGTTCCCGCAGCTTTTGTGTGCAAATTGCAATACATCTATCCAATGTGAAAGCCACCGTCAGCCAGACTGAATAGTCCATGACTGCGAGCCGAAACACAAGTGTCAGAGCGCAAATCGGAGTGATGAGCAAAACATTGGCAAAACCGTAAATATTATTGATCCTCTCTAGTACAACGCCTATGATAACACCCATTAAATCAGCAGTTGCCATTGCCACCAGGTAAAgggtgatgcatttggagagtcCACATTTTCGAAGACACAGGATCAGAATCGCCATTAAATTAACTGCAAGGATGAAATAAGTGTTAGTTTGAAATGCACAAAATCAGATGTATTTTACTTGATTTGCATACAAAGAATTGTTTGTACACTGAAAGGAAACCATCCTTCTAGTTCCATAATGGATTGAACTGGCTTCGACCCACGAAGTGTTTACGCAGTTCGTCTGGTCTTACATTCATGCTTGAGGCCAAGGGAGGGATCGGAGTAACAACTGAGTCGGCAAATTTCCAGCAGTTGGCAATGTGACTCCGCAGTCCACGGCATCATTAATAGCGGATTGCTGATCGATGCAGCAATCTCGAATAAGTCTAGCACTGTTGCTGAACGGAATATTGAGAATAGGAACACAATGGGCCCAGAGGAACTGTTTCCACTGATGTAATACATATGAGTCTAGGAACCTGCAGCGTTGAAATTAAGAACAGAACAAACAAATCCAAAACGGAAAACGAGGCAGTCATACCTGCTTTGTTTATTGTTGCAACAGAACAAAAATTTAGGTAATTATATTGAAAATGAAATTTAATTTGTTGCATGGTGGTGTAAAAGAACGATGGTCCCGCTgctggtcgatgggagtaggctcaGACTTCGAAGGATGAAACCATTAACGCTTTGGAAGGTCGGGCAAAGAGAAATGCTTGAACAAGATCGGTTATTGCAGTTGACAAAGAAACCAGCAACAGGAAGGAACTGTTCGGTCTGTGTCAAAAAGAGGCATATGCTTCAAACCTGATTCGACCGAAATCGCTCGTGAAACAAAACACTTCGTGCAATGTATTTTACGGCGAATATGATGTTGTGCAGTAGTTAGAGCAAGAAGAAATATCACAAAAACTCTAGTTACTTACTGGGAATTCCAATCACAGTCAGTGCAGGATAAAAAACACTCTCTATGTAGTAAATTGCTGGATATTCCATTTTCCGTGTGACGTGACGATCGGTTTATACTGTTCCTACTGCCCATAACCACCAGTGATTGCTTTGCGCGCGTTTATAAAGGAAAGGATACTGCAATCTCACAACTAAATTTAGCACCTCATTAGTCACATCAGAGACAGCCCAGTGAACAAGCAATTAAACTAAGGCATTTCTACACATTTGTCACAGCGCAAATCATATTGGTCATCGGGGAAATCACAGcaaaatttatttacttttaattttgTTCTCGCTTTCAAAGCAGAATGCCACGTATCCCTTCTCTGTGACACAAAGTTCCAGATACATATTTTCTACCTTATTATCACTTTCAAATGAGTATCATTTGTAACAGATTTGAGCAACTCATAACGACTCCTAAATTAATAAAGGAAATTAAATTTGTTTTTGAATGATGTTAACTAATTTGAAATTGGATGTGACCAAGTGTGATAGTGCTGATATGCAAAGACAGTATACAGTGCGACTCCTAGCAATTAGagactgatgatagggcaaaatggcaatcaacaggataagttgcaatgttaaagtggatgaagtcaaaaAGAGTGAGAAGGACTGAAGGTGCTTTATTCGAATGCAGGcattatacagaataaggtagttgAACTTGCGGCAAAGTTGCGCATTGACATTATGACGTCGTGTGTATCACTATACGTGACTCAAAGAATCTTATTGCTGGCTGACAACGTCCAAGGATACGCATTGTATCGAAACAATAGGTAGAGGGGATGGCATGGCGCTATTGGTAAAAATGAAttcaaatcattggaaagaggtgacatcgaGGAAGATGTATTCGAAAGGCAAGCTGACACAACTGCGgataaaaaaagaaaacagagaTAACATAAATCCTAAAGAAACGgcatataacagagaaaaaatagTGGTAGTTGGGGTATTAGGAAGCTATTAAAACCGATGGAGGGCAACTAAAATTCTCATGATGtgaccaataatattaaataagatACTATAGCGGTGCGCTACACAGAGCGCTGGAATAACGACACGTactcggtgagttggagttgcgataaaagggatttattcaaacttcgtggccaCTTTTAAAGCCTTTCCGTTCCCGCGCTCCCCGGGCGGGACTGCTGTAGGGAATGCATATTTGCAGGCCCTTTCCACGCGCGGGGTTTTCACCCTTccggtgaagatggcctggcgccctttttggcgCCGGCCGCTCTGCCGGCGCTCGCTGTTTCGTGAGCAGGTTCGAGTGTGCTGGACAGTGATTCGCCAGATAACACGCCATCCCCAGAACCAGCGATACAttccccaatgtccacagtctggaccGGCCTCTGTTTCGGAAGTCTGCCTCTGCACCACGGTGCCTGAGCCCGGACCGGCTGCAGCAAGTCCACATAGGCCGGTCTCAGtcggtccaccatgaaaacctcctctctcccctcaatgtccagcacgaacatggacccgttgttgctgatcaccttaaacggcccctcgtagggccgctgcaGCGGTGCCTGGTGTCCgtcccgtcgtacaaaaagaaacttacagttctgcaggtctttgggtacccAGGTCgagctctgtccgtgctgtgaagtgggtattgGGGCCACGTTACCGAGCCTCttgcgtagtctgtccaggactgttacgggttcttcctcttgcccccttggggctggtatgaactctcctgggactaccagtgTTGCGACGTACACCTACTCGGGCGACGaagtgtgcagatcctccttgggcacCGTGCAAATtgcgagcaggacccagggaagttcgtccactcagttaggcccttccaggcgggccaagagagccgacttcaggtgacggtggaaacgctccattagtccgttcgactgtgggtggtaggcagttgtgtggagtaactgtgttcctaaaaggctggcgaTAGCTGACCACAGGTTGGAGATGAGCTGGGTgcctctgtcggaggtaatgtgggctggtatcccgaagcgtgctacccatgttgcgatcagtgctccggcgcaggattcggagatggtgtcggtgagcgggaccgcctctggccatctggtgaatcGGTCTATCATAggtaggaggtaccgcgctcctcgtgataCTGGCAGGGTCCTCaggatatccacatgaatgtggtcgaacctctggCGGTGTGTTCGAACCGCTGAGGCGGaaccttggtgtgccgctgcaccttggccgcttggcactgcatgcacgttttggcccattcactgacctgtttacgcagtccatgccacacgaacctgttggagaccagccagacgcttgtcctgatggaggggtgcgctaagttgtgaatggagtggaaaactcgccgccgccaggctgctgggacgacggggcaaggttggccggtagctacgtcacacaatAGGATCCCCTCACCTGCGGGGAGGTCTTGgtgctgcaaaccggagaccgcagttctgtaactagggatctcatcgtctgtctgctgtgcctctgccagcgctgcatggtccacccccgggacagggcctgtatggtaggtctggatagtgcgtccgccacgacgttgtcctttcccgagacatgccggatgtcgatcgtgtattcagagatgtaggacagatgtcgctgctggcgggacgaccaagggtcggacaccttagtgaacgcaaacgTAAGCGGTTTGTGGTATGTGAACGCGGTGaggggcctaccttctaagaagtatctGAAACGCCGGATTTCCGGTTATAGTgacaatagctcccggtcgaaagtactgtatttgagttcgggtggttgTAGGTGTTTCCTGAAGAaagccaggggttgccagcgaccctcaatgagttgttccagcaatCCACCggctgctgtgttggatgcgtccaccgtgcgGGCAGTAGGAACGttcgttctggggtgcactagcatcgcggcgtttgccaaggctactttggttttaacgaaagcggccgcGGCCTCTTCATCCctggtaatgtccttgcccttaacCGACATCAGGGTGACCAGAGAGCGCATAATTCGGGCTGCTGAGgagaggaaacggtggtagaaattcaccatagccacgaattcctgcaggcctttggttgtgttgggtcgggggaagtagCGGACCGTGTCTACCTTGGCGGGTAGAGGGATTTCCTCGTCTTTAGTAAttctgtggcccaggaagtcgatggtggcGAGTCCGAAttggcatttggccgggttgattgtaaggctgaattcactcaggcgggagtagagctggcggaggtgggacagatgctcttgacgactactgctggctatgaggatgtcctTCAAATAGacgaatgcaaagtccaggtcgtgccccaccgcgtccattagccgctggaacgtctgtgcggcatcCTTTAGaccgaacggcattcggaggaattcgaaaagtccgaacggggtgatgagtgctgttttggggatatCGTCCGGATGTACCGGAACTTGATGGTATCcctggacgaggtctaccttggaaaagatccttgcgccgtgtaagTGTAAGGAGTTTTCGTCTCTTATGTTGCTGCGTAGACTAAtttaaatggcttctttgttatgttatacttggaaatgcttctttgttatgctaaatgttgagaaagtcctcccgctagcagtttgttgaatcacgttactgataagaagatgttatgaaccaattggaatagttgttatgtttttggtgaatttgaagatactgtatgcgcggggttttgggacagaaggcgggagagcaagacagaggatggacgaggtgctgtaaTGTCTGCAAACGGTGTCGGACCTCGAGGAGGGCGTtcggagaggagacggagacggactcgtgtgaaGCGTCTGGTAGACCACCGTTGTTGGttccaggcggccggtcgaggtggtccggggggtcgcagggtgaagaagaagggtattgagctccaacagtttgtgcacgaagagattgaactttgataagtgtggcgcctttcatttcccttttatattttattctccattaaatatatagttccagtaatatctataaactgtaaatcatttattcgtatctggtgtattgtctgttatttggcggggtggggtacatcacacagcatccacacaaactaattacccagtttggcggggccgagggcagtttccctagacgacagcgagccgagcgaccccgagggtggccaggggggctatataggtttgctgcaaagtcttgaatgtgcggcacagggtagcgctctggcgttgtagcctcgttcagcctgcagtagtcgccgcatggtctccagcctccagttgccttgggcaccatgtgcagggggaggcccatgggctgtcggaccgatatgatccccaattcctccatcttcctgaactcctccttcgccagtcggagcatgtccgggggaagccttcgagca is a genomic window of Mobula hypostoma chromosome 28, sMobHyp1.1, whole genome shotgun sequence containing:
- the LOC134338978 gene encoding probable G-protein coupled receptor 139 produces the protein MLNLMAILILCLRKCGLSKCITLYLVAMATADLMGVIIGVVLERINNIYGFANVLLITPICALTLVFRLAVMDYSVWLTVAFTLDRCIAICTQKLRERFCTERTAIIGVVIVAIWCCIIGSPFYFAVAPFEVIDNVQWRCIFRADYFTSPVWKAYQLFHVIITPLLPIGLILLFNALTVSHIIAANRVRRGLRSSNDNEKDPEVENRRKSMILLFALSANFILLWIPFIVSIMIWQAQNYFYTDRYLNSPSFIVQEFGFMLQFLCTCTNTCIYTLSQRKFREEMKKGVKHLVTLNGRLCR